The Nitrosospira lacus genome window below encodes:
- a CDS encoding cytochrome c oxidase subunit 3, with protein sequence MSQEAGHGHYYVPAPSTYPMTGAIALLFMGFGAAFSVNRLPIGYGLLTIGFAILFYMCFVWFRTVARESESGKFSAQVGQSFRWGMTWFIFSEVMFFAAFFGALYYMRIYSVPWLADLEHKVLWPDFTGDWPTAGPGIREKFMPMGPWGLPAINTLILLTSGVTVTWAHWALKLNKRGQLKLGLFLTFALGFLFVGLQAYEYGHAYSDLNLKLTTGAYGASFYMLTGFHGFHVTLGSIMLLVIWFRVMAGHFTPENHFGFEGVAWYWHFVDVVWLGLFIFVYWLV encoded by the coding sequence GTGAGCCAAGAAGCAGGTCACGGTCATTACTACGTTCCGGCCCCATCAACCTATCCGATGACCGGGGCAATAGCGCTGTTATTCATGGGTTTCGGCGCGGCATTCTCAGTCAACAGGCTACCCATAGGTTATGGGCTGCTCACGATTGGCTTTGCCATTCTCTTCTACATGTGCTTTGTCTGGTTCCGCACGGTGGCGCGGGAGAGCGAGAGCGGCAAGTTCAGCGCGCAGGTAGGCCAGTCTTTCCGCTGGGGAATGACCTGGTTCATTTTTTCCGAAGTCATGTTTTTTGCCGCCTTCTTCGGGGCACTGTACTACATGCGGATCTATTCGGTTCCCTGGCTTGCCGATCTGGAGCACAAAGTGCTGTGGCCAGATTTTACGGGCGACTGGCCCACGGCCGGCCCCGGAATCCGCGAGAAGTTCATGCCCATGGGGCCGTGGGGTCTCCCTGCCATCAACACCCTGATACTGCTGACGTCGGGGGTGACGGTTACCTGGGCGCACTGGGCACTCAAGCTGAACAAGCGCGGACAGCTGAAGCTGGGTTTGTTTCTGACGTTTGCGCTGGGATTCCTGTTTGTCGGCCTGCAGGCGTATGAATATGGCCATGCCTACTCCGATCTCAACCTCAAGCTGACGACCGGCGCCTATGGTGCGTCGTTTTACATGCTGACCGGTTTTCACGGTTTCCATGTGACGCTGGGTTCCATCATGCTGCTGGTGATATGGTTTCGCGTCATGGCAGGCCACTTCACGCCCGAGAATCACTTTGGCTTTGAAGGGGTCGCCTGGTACTGGCACTTTGTGGATGTGGTCTGGCTGGGGTTGTTTATCTTCGTCTATTGGCTCGTGTGA